The following coding sequences are from one Triticum dicoccoides isolate Atlit2015 ecotype Zavitan unplaced genomic scaffold, WEW_v2.0 scaffold180115, whole genome shotgun sequence window:
- the LOC119344693 gene encoding U-box domain-containing protein 36-like — MMNCPDDKCKPPKFLICPITQEIMKDPHIAADGYTYEGAAIKRWFKMGNKMSPVARVSFANHELIPNNALRFAIQEWKKRQQP; from the exons ATGATGAACTGCCCAGACGATAAATGCAAGCCACCAAAGTTTCTCATATGTCCAATAACACAG GAGATCATGAAGGATCCACACATTGCTGCCGATGGATACACGTACGAAGGTGCGGCCATCAAGCGCTGGTTTAAAATGGGGAACAAAATGTCCCCCGTGGCCCGCGTCAGCTTCGCGAACCATGAGTTGATACCAAACAACGCCCTCCGCTTTGCAATTCAAGAATGGAAAAAGCGACAGCAACCATGA